One genomic window of Coffea eugenioides isolate CCC68of chromosome 1, Ceug_1.0, whole genome shotgun sequence includes the following:
- the LOC113782742 gene encoding hyoscyamine 6-dioxygenase-like: MASLVSSWSSNLKSLPDNYVLPEEKRPGMPVPVSNDIPVIDLGDGLDYSRADIVQQIVKAGQDFGLFQVINHGVSKELMADAMNVSKEFFGMSTEEKAQYYIDSVALEEKAGCRLYTSSGYFLAQGFDFWKDTLQHPCHPLQNHINSWPDKPKNYREVIGPYTTQVRKVAMKIMDMIYQGLGLEADDTEKEFDNYNLAFSINHYPACPDPALALGCCRHSDPAILTLLQQEVYGLQLEKDGHWIGVKPLPDAFVVNIGLLLEVISNGKLKGAVHRAVTNSVCSRNSLVTFVGCPTDATIKPATALISPTNPPLYRAFNNKDFHEFVFANNAEFEAVIAYLKLKT; the protein is encoded by the exons ATGGCATCCCTCGTCTCCAGTTGGTCTTCCAACTTGAAATCCTTGCCTGATAACTATGTGTTACCTGAGGAAAAAAGGCCAGGAATGCCTGTTCCAGTAAGCAATGATATACCGGTGATTGATCTCGGAGACGGACTAGATTACAGCAGAGCTGACATAGTCCAGCAAATCGTGAAAGCTGGTCAGGATTTTGGACTATTTCAG GTGATCAACCATGGAGTATCAAAGGAGTTGATGGCTGATGCTATGAATGTGAGCAAAGAGTTCTTTGGCATGTCCACTGAGGAGAAAGCACAGTACTATATTGACTCCGTTGCATTGGAAGAAAAGGCCGGATGCAGACTCTATACAAGTTCTGGGTATTTTTTGGCTCAAGGTTTCGATTTCTGGAAGGATACTTTGCAACACCCTTGTCATCCTCTGCAAAACCACATCAATTCTTGGCCTGACAAACCTAAGAACTACCG AGAGGTTATAGGACCATACACAACTCAAGTGAGGAAAGTGGCCATGAAAATTATGGACATGATCTATCAAGGTTTAGGGCTTGAAGCGGACGACACTGAGAAAGAATTCGACAACTATAATTTAGCTTTCTCCATCAACCATTATCCAGCATGCCCAGACCCTGCATTAGCCTTGGGTTGCTGCAGACACTCTGATCCTGCAATCCTAACTCTTCTTCAGCAAGAGGTGTATGGGCTCCAACTAGAAAAAGATGGCCATTGGATTGGCGTTAAGCCCCTTCCTGATGCATTTGTGGTGAACATAGGTTTGTTACTGGAG GTCATTAGCAATGGAAAGCTGAAAGGTGCTGTGCATCGAGCGGTTACAAATTCAGTTTGTTCCAGGAACTCACTTGTGACCTTCGTAGGTTGCCCAACTGATGCCACTATTAAGCCTGCAACAGCGCTTATTTCTCCCACCAATCCACCGCTTTATCGAGCATTCAACAACAAAGACTTTCACGAGTTTGTGTTTGCCAATAACGCTGAATTTGAGGCTGTTATTGCATACTTAAAACTCAAAACCTAA
- the LOC113760911 gene encoding splicing factor U2af small subunit B-like isoform X2 → MAEHLASIFGTEKDRVNCPFYFKIGACRHGDRCSRLHTKPSISPTLLLSNMYQRPDVITPGVDAQGQPIDPHKMQEHFEDFYEDLFEELSKYGVIESLNICDNLADHMVGNVYVQFREEEQAANALKNLTGRYYARRPIIVDFSPVTDFREATCRQYEENTCNRGGYCNFMHLKRISRELRRQLFGRYRRRRSRSRSRSRSPYRHRSHEERSHRHSRRYEDRDYHHESRSRKHRSTSPDRRRGRSRSRSPGGRRDRSPVRDGSEERRARIEMWNREREEAELANKINDNSSNRKNESEDNGYAQNGDQYYGQEPPYGYRTDSGFAKSENLIQQV, encoded by the exons ATGGCGGAACACTTGGCCTCGATTTTTGGGACGGAGAAAGACAGAGTGAACTGCCCTTTTTACTTCAAGATCGGAGCTTGCCGTCACGGCGACCGCTGTTCTCGCCTCCATACCAAGCCTAGCATCAGTCCGACTCTGCTTCTCTCCAACATGTATCAACGGCCTGATGTGATTACTCCTGGCGTCGACGCCCAGGGCCAGCCGATCGACCCTCACAAAATGCAAGAGCACTTCGAG GATTTCTATGAAGATCTTTTTGAGGAGCTAAGCAAGTATGGTGTGATTGAGAGCTTGAATATTTGTGACAATTTGGCTGACCACATG GTTGGAAATGTCTATGTCCAGTTTAGAGAGGAAGAGCAAGCAGCAAATGCATTGAAAAATCTCACTGGGCGGTACTATGCAA GACGGCCCATCATTGTTGATTTTTCACCTGTGACTGATTTTCGTGAAGCTACTTGTAGACAGTATGAAGAAAATACATGCAATCGTGGTGGCTACTGTAACTTCATGCATCTCAAAAGGATTAGCAG GGAATTGCGACGTCAGTTATTTGGGAGGTATCGCCGAAGGCGCAGCCGGAGCAGGAGCCGAAGCAGAAGCCCTTACAGGCATCGCAGCCATGAAGAGCGTTCTCATCGTCACAGTAGAAGGTATGAAGACAGAGATTATCACCATGAGAGTCGAAGCAGGAAGCATAGGAGCACCAGTCCTGACCGTAGGAGGGGAAGAAGTAGGAGCAGGAGTCCAGGTGGCAGGAGAGATAGAAGTCCTGTTAGGGATGGTAGTGAAGAGAGACGTGCTAGGATTGAAATGTGGAACAGAGAAAGAGAAGAAGCAGAACTAGCGAATAAGATCAATGATAATAGCAGCAACAGGAAAAACGAAAGTGAGGACAATGGGTATGCACAAAATGGAGATCAGTATTATGGACAGGAGCCACCATATGGATATCGAACTGACAGTG GTTTTGCCAAGTCAGAGAATTTGATCCAACAGGTTTGA
- the LOC113760911 gene encoding splicing factor U2af small subunit B-like isoform X1, translated as MAEHLASIFGTEKDRVNCPFYFKIGACRHGDRCSRLHTKPSISPTLLLSNMYQRPDVITPGVDAQGQPIDPHKMQEHFEDFYEDLFEELSKYGVIESLNICDNLADHMVGNVYVQFREEEQAANALKNLTGRYYARRPIIVDFSPVTDFREATCRQYEENTCNRGGYCNFMHLKRISRELRRQLFGRYRRRRSRSRSRSRSPYRHRSHEERSHRHSRRYEDRDYHHESRSRKHRSTSPDRRRGRSRSRSPGGRRDRSPVRDGSEERRARIEMWNREREEAELANKINDNSSNRKNESEDNGYAQNGDQYYGQEPPYGYRTDSGGVQVYSSVIWLVKKICTLFWLSDFIILCLCLNALHDLCLIVASHSVKTNLCCLCIYSSYCLTSSFMSFLS; from the exons ATGGCGGAACACTTGGCCTCGATTTTTGGGACGGAGAAAGACAGAGTGAACTGCCCTTTTTACTTCAAGATCGGAGCTTGCCGTCACGGCGACCGCTGTTCTCGCCTCCATACCAAGCCTAGCATCAGTCCGACTCTGCTTCTCTCCAACATGTATCAACGGCCTGATGTGATTACTCCTGGCGTCGACGCCCAGGGCCAGCCGATCGACCCTCACAAAATGCAAGAGCACTTCGAG GATTTCTATGAAGATCTTTTTGAGGAGCTAAGCAAGTATGGTGTGATTGAGAGCTTGAATATTTGTGACAATTTGGCTGACCACATG GTTGGAAATGTCTATGTCCAGTTTAGAGAGGAAGAGCAAGCAGCAAATGCATTGAAAAATCTCACTGGGCGGTACTATGCAA GACGGCCCATCATTGTTGATTTTTCACCTGTGACTGATTTTCGTGAAGCTACTTGTAGACAGTATGAAGAAAATACATGCAATCGTGGTGGCTACTGTAACTTCATGCATCTCAAAAGGATTAGCAG GGAATTGCGACGTCAGTTATTTGGGAGGTATCGCCGAAGGCGCAGCCGGAGCAGGAGCCGAAGCAGAAGCCCTTACAGGCATCGCAGCCATGAAGAGCGTTCTCATCGTCACAGTAGAAGGTATGAAGACAGAGATTATCACCATGAGAGTCGAAGCAGGAAGCATAGGAGCACCAGTCCTGACCGTAGGAGGGGAAGAAGTAGGAGCAGGAGTCCAGGTGGCAGGAGAGATAGAAGTCCTGTTAGGGATGGTAGTGAAGAGAGACGTGCTAGGATTGAAATGTGGAACAGAGAAAGAGAAGAAGCAGAACTAGCGAATAAGATCAATGATAATAGCAGCAACAGGAAAAACGAAAGTGAGGACAATGGGTATGCACAAAATGGAGATCAGTATTATGGACAGGAGCCACCATATGGATATCGAACTGACAGTG GTGGTGTGCAGGTTTACAGTTCTGTGATATGGCTTGTGAAAAAAATATGCACCCTTTTTTGGCTTTCTGATTTCATCATATTGTGTCTGTGCTTGAATGCATTGCATGATCTTTGTTTGATTGTAGCCAGCCACAGTGTAAAAACTAATCTGTGTTGTCTGTGCATCTATAGCTCATACTGTCTTACATCATCATTCATGTCTTTTCTGTCATAA
- the LOC113768169 gene encoding glucomannan 4-beta-mannosyltransferase 2 yields the protein MPEISAANLIPESFDFRGSTADIAGQIGLIWELIRAPLIVPLLRLAVYICLAMSLMLFIERLYMGIVIILVKIFWKKPEKRYKWEPMRDDLEIGNAAFPMVLVQIPMFNEKEVYKISIGAACNLSWPSDRIVIQVLDDSTDPIIKDMVEKECQRWASKGINCRYQIRETRGGYKAGALKEGLKHDYVKDCEYVVIFDADFRPEPDFLRRAIPFLVHNSDIALVQARWRFVNSDECLLTRMQEMSLDYHFTVEQEVGSSTHAFFGFNGTGGIWRIAAINEAGGWKDRTTVEDMDLAVRAGLKGWKFVYLGDLQVKSELPSTFKAFRFQQHRWSCGPANLFRKMVMEIVRNKKIALWKKIYVIYSFFFVRKVIAHMITFFFYCVVLPLTILVPEVEVPKWGAIYIPCIITALNSVGTPRSIHLLFYWILFENVMSLHRTKATFIGLLEAKRANEWVVTEKLGDALKNKSNVAKAKPKKIGLKIGDRIHLTELGFAVFLFFCGCYDFLYGKNNYFIYLFLQVITFTIAGFGYIGTIVPTS from the exons ATGCCAGAAATTTCCGCAGCAAATTTGATACCGGAGTCCTTTGACTTTAGGGGGTCAACGGCAGATATTGCAGGGCAAATTGGGCTGATTTGGGAGTTGATTAGAGCACCATTGATTGTCCCATTATTGAGGCTTGCTGTGTATATTTGCTTGGCCATGTCCCTCATGCTTTTCATTGAGAGGCTTTACATGGGAATCGTGATCATTCTCGTGAAGATTTTCTGGAAGAAGCCTGAGAAGAGATACAAATGGGAGCCAATGCGGGATGATTTGGAGATTGGAAATGCAGCTTTTCCAATGGTTCTTGTTCAAATCCCCATGTTCAATGAGAAAGAG GTCTACAAGATCTCCATTGGAGCTGCATGTAACCTTTCTTGGCCGTCCGATCGTATTGTGATTCAAGTTCTTGATGATTCAACTGACCCCATCATTAAG GATATGGTTGAAAAGGAATGCCAAAGATGGGCTAGCAAAGGCATTAATTGCAGGTACCAAATAAGAGAAACCAGAGGGGGGTACAAGGCCGGAGCTCTTAAAGAAGGGTTAAAGCATGATTATGTCAAAGATTGTGAATACGTGGTCATTTTCGACGCAGATTTCCGGCCAGAACCGGATTTTCTCCGGCGAGCCATCCCTTTTCTCGTGCACAACTCTGATATTGCTCTTGTCCAAGCTCGTTGGAGGTTTG TTAATTCTGATGAGTGCTTGCTAACAAGGATGCAAGAGATGTCGCTGGATTACCATTTTACAGTGGAGCAAGAAGTGGGATCATCTACTCATGCATTCTTTGGCTTCAATG GTACTGGTGGTATATGGAGAATAGCTGCTATCAATGAGGCTGGCGGGTGGAAGGACCGGACGACAGTGGAGGATATGGATCTTGCTGTCCGAGCCGGTCTTAAAGGCTGGAAATTTGTATACCTCGGGGACCTGCAG GTCAAAAGTGAGCTTCCAAGTACATTCAAGGCCTTCCGTTTTCAGCAGCATCGTTGGTCGTGTGGTCCAGCAAATTTATTCAGGAAAATGGTGATGGAAATTGTCAGAAATAAG AAAATTGCATTGTGGAAGAAGATTTATGTGATCTACAGCTTCTTCTTTGTCCGAAAAGTCATTGCTCACATGATCACCTTTTTCTTTTACTGTGTTGTACTTCCCTTGACAATTTTGGTCCCTGAAGTTGAAGTACCGAAGTGGGGAGCAATTTACATTCCTTGCATCATCACCGCTCTGAACTCGGTTGGAACACCAAG GTCGATCCATCTATTATTTTATTGGATTCTGTTCGAGAATGTGATGTCCCTGCACAGAACCAAGGCTACATTCATTGGTTTGTTAGAGGCAAAGAGAGCTAATGAATGGGTTGTGACAGAAAAGTTGGGAGATGCTCTGAAGAATAAATCAAACGTCGCCAAAGCAAAACCAAAGAAAATTGGATTGAAGATTGGTGACAG AATTCATCTAACGGAGCTGGGATTTGCGGTGTTCCTTTTCTTCTGTGGATGCTATGATTTCCTTTATGGGAAGAACAACTATTTCATATACCTCTTCCTCCAAGTCATAACCTTCACAATTGCAGGATTCGGCTACATTGGTACCATTGTGCCAACCTCTTAG